One Pseudoalteromonas undina genomic region harbors:
- a CDS encoding TonB-dependent receptor: MFKPSLLTLAVSSALSGVLFSGNATAQEQIIEKNKSLEVIEVTATRRSGSIQAAPLNITALDADVMKDQNISELADVARWVPGLTITDQGGRSGSPIIVRGLNTNSSGPSSDGGTVATYINEIPVSVDMRLVDVERVEVLIGPQGTLYGAGTLGGAIRYMLKEPELDFISGEVFGDVFQTQESDSVGGEAGFIFNLPLIEDKLAVRTSLNIYEDPGFIDYAYTVREPGVSITDPDWTNLDAVNSNLKNVKDANGETTTTGRISLRYKANESFEGTLNYFYQKQDTEGRSIVHHNSLNGNNGLNDRIGKYESAYRFEEPREKEDQLLSLELKADLGFAELVSATGISHFEADGQRDQTDLLIRLDYGYEEFPSFSAFTREIDEVDTFTQELRLVSQSDSDLNWIVGGFYNKTDTDASSREFTPGFDQFAVDNFGGAQLRPDSLEYLEITGSKVTESALFGEVGYQVTDKLDITIGARFYEYDVESKAAFDFPLANTLYEGAAPDEVSVNFEENEAGDNGNLFKFNAKYQFTDSVMAYATISEGFRIGGSNGLVPCPTPLPEDQQTGCGTPDEMLYDADTTTNYELGFKSTWMRSQLHFNAALFNVDWDNAQIAGATTVGQLPYLSNAGSANAKGVEIATRAILSDSFTAYATYAYTKAELTSDAPYLFNADGTNGAKDGDRLPGSPEHQFSMGINYQTDVLNDKTLDINYGLTAQSDVISKVGLRDNGEALPGYSLSNISAKLTADAWSTTLYVDNLFNKYAVTSVRRSDADITTANGADIQRNYGYFINRPLTVGIKFNYQFEI, encoded by the coding sequence ATGTTTAAACCAAGCCTGTTAACCTTGGCTGTATCAAGCGCACTGAGCGGTGTATTATTTAGCGGTAATGCAACAGCACAAGAGCAAATTATTGAAAAAAATAAATCGCTTGAAGTTATTGAGGTTACAGCAACACGCCGAAGTGGCTCTATTCAGGCTGCGCCTCTTAACATTACTGCGCTTGATGCCGATGTAATGAAAGACCAAAATATCAGCGAATTAGCCGATGTAGCGCGTTGGGTGCCAGGTTTAACAATTACTGATCAAGGTGGTCGCTCTGGCTCACCTATTATAGTTCGTGGATTAAATACAAATTCATCAGGCCCTTCATCAGATGGCGGCACGGTAGCCACTTACATTAACGAAATTCCAGTATCGGTAGATATGCGCCTTGTTGATGTAGAACGAGTAGAAGTACTTATTGGGCCACAAGGCACACTATACGGGGCTGGTACATTAGGTGGCGCTATTCGCTACATGCTTAAAGAGCCAGAGCTTGATTTTATATCAGGTGAAGTATTTGGTGATGTTTTTCAAACTCAAGAAAGTGATTCGGTCGGCGGCGAAGCCGGTTTTATCTTCAACTTACCATTGATTGAAGACAAACTGGCGGTACGTACCAGTTTAAATATTTATGAAGACCCAGGGTTTATAGACTACGCCTACACCGTTCGTGAACCAGGTGTGTCGATTACCGACCCTGATTGGACAAACCTTGATGCGGTTAATAGTAATCTTAAAAATGTAAAAGACGCCAACGGTGAAACCACCACAACTGGGCGTATTTCATTGCGTTACAAGGCAAACGAGTCATTCGAAGGCACATTAAACTACTTCTATCAAAAGCAAGACACCGAAGGCCGCTCAATTGTTCATCACAATAGCCTTAACGGAAATAATGGTTTAAATGATCGCATCGGCAAATACGAGTCAGCGTACCGTTTTGAAGAGCCACGGGAAAAAGAAGATCAATTACTGAGCCTCGAACTTAAAGCCGACTTAGGTTTTGCCGAACTGGTATCAGCTACCGGTATTTCACACTTTGAAGCCGATGGTCAACGCGACCAAACTGACCTTTTAATTCGTTTAGACTATGGCTACGAAGAGTTTCCTTCGTTTTCAGCGTTTACTCGTGAAATTGACGAAGTCGATACCTTTACTCAAGAGCTACGTTTGGTCTCACAAAGTGATAGCGATTTAAACTGGATTGTTGGTGGTTTTTACAATAAAACCGACACCGACGCATCAAGCAGAGAGTTTACGCCAGGCTTTGATCAGTTCGCGGTTGATAATTTTGGTGGCGCACAACTTAGACCTGACTCTTTAGAGTATTTAGAAATTACTGGCAGCAAAGTCACTGAGTCTGCACTTTTTGGTGAAGTGGGTTACCAGGTAACCGATAAACTCGACATTACCATTGGCGCGCGTTTTTACGAATACGACGTAGAATCAAAAGCGGCTTTTGATTTTCCATTAGCAAATACCTTGTATGAAGGTGCTGCACCTGATGAAGTTTCAGTTAACTTTGAAGAGAACGAAGCCGGTGACAACGGTAATCTGTTCAAATTTAATGCTAAATACCAATTTACAGATTCAGTAATGGCGTATGCAACTATAAGTGAAGGATTTAGAATTGGTGGCTCAAATGGCTTAGTGCCTTGCCCAACACCTCTACCTGAAGACCAACAAACAGGCTGTGGTACACCAGATGAAATGCTATACGATGCCGATACAACCACCAACTATGAGCTAGGCTTTAAAAGTACCTGGATGAGAAGCCAGCTACACTTTAATGCCGCACTATTCAATGTAGATTGGGATAACGCACAAATTGCCGGTGCAACAACAGTAGGCCAATTACCGTATTTATCAAATGCTGGTAGCGCAAATGCGAAAGGGGTTGAAATTGCCACGCGTGCAATTTTATCAGACTCGTTTACTGCCTATGCAACTTATGCCTATACAAAAGCAGAACTAACCTCAGACGCTCCGTATTTATTTAATGCCGATGGCACTAATGGCGCGAAAGACGGCGACCGTTTACCGGGCTCACCTGAGCATCAGTTCTCTATGGGTATTAACTACCAAACAGACGTTTTAAATGATAAAACCCTTGATATTAACTATGGTTTAACCGCACAAAGTGATGTAATTTCAAAAGTAGGCCTACGTGACAACGGTGAAGCACTCCCAGGTTATAGCTTAAGTAATATTTCAGCTAAATTAACCGCCGATGCGTGGTCGACTACTTTATATGTAGATAACCTATTTAATAAATATGCGGTTACTTCTGTTCGTCGTTCAGATGCGGATATTACAACAGCCAATGGCGCAGACATACAACGTAACTATGGTTACTTTATTAATCGCCCGCTTACTGTTGGCATTAAATTTAACTATCAGTTTGAAATATAA
- a CDS encoding EamA family transporter, translated as MQKSTKDLLLAILCILLAMMTIQSGASLAKQLFPIVGPEGTTALRLGFSAAILCLIFKPWKHFPVASQRLPILIYGLSLGGMNILFYYAIERIPLGIGVALEFTGPLAVALFSSRRKRDLFWVACAVAGILLLLPDMKGQDSLDPVGVVLALAAGACWAGYILFGKKTGSQSSGGATVAMGMTISAIVLVPYGGISQSAAFTWDIIPLGIAIAVLSSALPYTLEMITLRNMSPQGFSIVMSLEPAIAALAGLVILGELLSIWQWLAILLVIIASVGSSMSNGKKQPAA; from the coding sequence ATGCAAAAATCAACCAAAGATCTATTACTGGCTATTTTATGCATATTGCTAGCAATGATGACGATTCAGTCAGGCGCGTCACTGGCTAAACAGCTTTTTCCTATTGTTGGGCCTGAGGGCACAACAGCCTTACGTTTAGGGTTTTCGGCCGCTATTTTATGTTTGATTTTTAAACCATGGAAACACTTCCCTGTTGCAAGCCAACGCTTACCCATATTAATTTATGGATTAAGTTTAGGCGGCATGAATATTCTATTTTATTACGCGATAGAACGTATCCCATTAGGTATTGGGGTTGCGCTTGAATTTACAGGCCCATTAGCTGTCGCGTTATTTTCTTCTCGCAGAAAACGTGACTTATTTTGGGTTGCCTGTGCAGTGGCCGGTATTTTATTACTTTTACCTGATATGAAAGGTCAAGACAGCCTTGATCCAGTCGGTGTAGTACTCGCACTTGCGGCGGGTGCCTGTTGGGCTGGCTATATTTTATTTGGTAAGAAAACAGGCAGTCAAAGCTCTGGTGGCGCAACGGTTGCGATGGGCATGACAATATCAGCCATTGTGCTGGTGCCTTATGGCGGCATTTCACAAAGTGCTGCATTTACTTGGGATATTATTCCATTAGGTATTGCTATCGCCGTGCTTTCAAGCGCCCTGCCTTATACTCTTGAAATGATTACTTTACGTAATATGTCGCCACAAGGTTTTAGTATTGTAATGAGCCTAGAACCTGCAATTGCAGCACTCGCTGGCTTAGTTATTTTAGGTGAACTGCTAAGCATTTGGCAGTGGCTGGCTATTTTACTGGTGATTATTGCCTCGGTAGGCAGTTCAATGTCTAATGGTAAAAAGCAGCCTGCTGCTTAG
- a CDS encoding Gfo/Idh/MocA family protein encodes MNFVIVGTNFISDTLLAAANTLSNFNLYGICSRQISSGERFLANHPTNTDAKIFTSIDAVCQDEQVDAVYIAAPNSLHSAYAIQCLKAGKHVLGEKPSAANSRQLAAILTAAKQHQRLYMEAMMTTHLPNFAHLQAALKKIGTPRKFIGQFSQYSSRYDKYKNGERPNTFLPEFANGALLDLGIYPLYLVIALWGAPRSVHASGVLLESGVDGAGDVLLNYPDRQAVISYSKISQGENITEIQGELGRIRIEAVSQLKKVEFIANNGHKELISTEFDEHFMKYELENFINTIEQNQGESSVNTHQLSVDVMQVLDTARAQLGVVYPADLSSE; translated from the coding sequence ATGAATTTTGTAATTGTAGGTACTAATTTTATTAGCGACACGTTATTGGCAGCGGCTAATACACTCAGCAATTTTAATTTATACGGTATTTGCTCTCGCCAAATAAGCAGCGGCGAGCGCTTTTTAGCTAATCATCCAACAAATACCGATGCTAAAATTTTTACCTCTATTGATGCTGTGTGCCAAGATGAACAAGTAGACGCAGTCTATATAGCGGCGCCCAATAGCCTGCACAGTGCATATGCAATACAGTGTTTAAAAGCGGGCAAACACGTATTAGGTGAAAAGCCCTCAGCGGCTAATAGCAGGCAACTTGCGGCTATTTTAACTGCGGCAAAGCAGCATCAGCGCCTTTACATGGAAGCGATGATGACAACGCACTTACCTAATTTTGCGCACTTACAAGCTGCCCTAAAAAAAATAGGCACACCACGTAAGTTTATTGGTCAATTTAGTCAGTATTCATCACGTTACGACAAGTATAAAAATGGTGAGCGCCCTAATACCTTTTTACCTGAATTTGCTAATGGTGCCTTACTAGATTTGGGTATTTACCCACTTTATCTCGTTATTGCATTATGGGGAGCGCCACGCTCTGTTCACGCCAGCGGCGTATTACTTGAAAGTGGTGTGGATGGTGCAGGCGATGTGCTTTTAAATTATCCCGACAGACAAGCGGTGATCAGCTATTCGAAAATTTCACAAGGCGAAAATATCACTGAAATTCAGGGGGAATTAGGTCGAATTAGAATTGAAGCCGTGTCGCAGCTTAAAAAAGTAGAGTTTATTGCTAACAATGGTCATAAAGAGCTTATTAGCACGGAATTTGACGAGCACTTTATGAAGTACGAACTCGAGAACTTTATCAATACCATTGAGCAAAATCAGGGAGAGTCTAGCGTTAATACTCATCAGCTTTCTGTCGATGTAATGCAAGTACTTGACACCGCACGCGCACAACTTGGTGTTGTTTACCCAGCAGATTTATCCTCTGAATAA
- a CDS encoding AraC family transcriptional regulator, with product MSRLIRATSLQGIDHLIAELGGGFAAIMQQCAINVDFNKLEQETLTYRAYAQLLEHCANTLNCPNFGLKLASLQSFDILGHIAIAAQTGTNLAEALDWVIKYLHLHTPALNLTTHPLDDNKHVFLSFAINLRPLPAINQVIELTIALAIATLKNMSNGRCKPQSVFLPHTLGANKQTYHQHFGCKVITHRNSAGVLIAKQDLDLTLNITKQHKTQAALNFLAENNAYSQSLPTQVSALIRIMLPIFQSANNTIAAALNIHPRTLHRELKKHDTSFVKLKDATRRALCEHYLLQNQLSVTQISELLGYQEQATLCTSIKRWFNCSARAFRAKHC from the coding sequence ATGAGCCGCTTAATTAGAGCCACCTCTTTACAAGGAATAGACCATTTAATTGCAGAACTTGGGGGAGGTTTCGCTGCCATAATGCAGCAGTGCGCCATTAATGTGGACTTTAATAAACTAGAGCAAGAGACCCTTACTTACCGCGCGTATGCACAGCTATTAGAGCATTGCGCGAATACACTGAATTGTCCAAATTTTGGTTTAAAACTAGCAAGCCTGCAAAGCTTTGATATTTTGGGCCATATTGCAATAGCCGCTCAAACAGGCACTAATTTAGCCGAGGCGCTAGATTGGGTGATAAAATATTTACACTTGCATACGCCAGCGCTTAATTTAACCACTCATCCACTTGATGATAATAAACACGTGTTTTTATCATTCGCTATAAATCTCAGGCCATTACCGGCAATAAACCAGGTAATAGAGCTCACCATTGCATTGGCCATAGCTACCTTAAAAAATATGAGTAATGGCCGCTGTAAGCCACAAAGTGTATTTTTACCTCATACCCTAGGCGCAAATAAGCAGACCTACCACCAGCATTTTGGGTGTAAGGTTATTACTCACAGAAATAGCGCCGGTGTATTAATTGCCAAACAAGACTTAGATTTAACACTTAACATAACTAAGCAACATAAAACCCAAGCAGCACTTAACTTTTTAGCTGAAAATAATGCTTATAGCCAATCTTTACCCACTCAGGTAAGCGCGCTTATTCGCATTATGCTGCCGATATTTCAAAGCGCTAATAATACTATTGCCGCTGCGCTTAATATTCACCCTCGCACCTTGCACCGAGAACTTAAAAAGCACGATACCAGTTTTGTAAAGCTCAAAGACGCCACTCGCCGCGCCTTATGTGAGCACTATTTATTACAAAACCAATTGTCGGTGACTCAAATTTCAGAGCTTTTAGGTTATCAGGAGCAAGCTACGTTATGTACTAGCATTAAACGTTGGTTTAATTGCTCTGCCCGCGCATTTAGAGCCAAACATTGTTAA
- a CDS encoding GMC family oxidoreductase: protein MHITTFDYIVVGAGSAGCVIASRLSENKNVSVCLIEAGGSDKGAMVQMPAGVAASVPYGINSWHYNTVPQKELNNRCGFMPRGKVLGGSSSINAMVYIRGNKHDYNSWAALGSEGWDYESLLPYFIKAENNKTFTESDVHGVYGPLHVQDLSLPSPVNQLFLNACEQQGVPHNGDINAGQQVGARLSQVTQHQGERCSAAKAYITPHLNRKNLTVLSKVHVNKVLFCDKTATGVSVSINNKAVVLHAKKEVLLSAGAINSPQILMLSGVGPKEQLKQHNIEIVNELSGVGENLHDHLTVVPLYKAKYSKGTFGISAGGAFNIAKGCVDWFAKREGQLTSNFAESHAFIKLFSDSKVPDVQLEFVIGLVDDHSRKLHLGHGYSIHCSIMHPKSRGTIRLADANPLSAPLIDPNYLSHPDDLNVMLAGLKKTLQIMQSEAFDVIRGNMVYPLDVNNNEQLIEYIRQTAETEYHPVGTCKMGQDPMAVVNSQLQVHGVKNLRVVDASIMPHIITGNTNAGVIAIAEKAADLIKLA, encoded by the coding sequence ATGCATATCACTACATTTGATTACATTGTTGTTGGCGCAGGCAGTGCAGGCTGCGTTATTGCATCGCGATTATCTGAAAATAAAAATGTGAGTGTGTGCTTAATTGAAGCGGGCGGCAGTGATAAAGGTGCAATGGTTCAAATGCCTGCAGGGGTCGCTGCAAGCGTGCCTTATGGCATTAATAGCTGGCATTACAATACGGTACCTCAAAAAGAACTTAATAATCGCTGCGGATTTATGCCTCGTGGCAAAGTGCTTGGCGGTTCAAGTTCCATTAATGCCATGGTTTATATTCGAGGTAATAAGCACGATTATAATAGTTGGGCTGCACTGGGCAGTGAGGGCTGGGATTATGAGAGTTTATTGCCTTATTTTATTAAAGCTGAAAATAATAAAACCTTTACTGAAAGTGATGTACACGGGGTTTATGGTCCTTTGCATGTGCAGGATTTAAGCCTGCCAAGCCCAGTAAATCAGCTGTTTTTAAACGCCTGCGAACAACAAGGTGTACCGCACAATGGCGATATAAACGCAGGGCAGCAAGTGGGTGCAAGGTTATCGCAAGTGACTCAACATCAAGGTGAGCGTTGTAGCGCGGCAAAAGCGTATATAACTCCCCATTTAAACCGAAAAAACCTAACTGTGCTTAGCAAAGTACACGTTAATAAAGTGCTTTTTTGCGATAAAACTGCAACCGGAGTCTCTGTTTCTATAAACAATAAGGCCGTTGTATTGCATGCAAAAAAAGAGGTGCTTTTAAGCGCTGGCGCAATTAACTCACCGCAAATTTTAATGCTATCGGGAGTTGGCCCTAAAGAGCAACTAAAGCAGCATAATATTGAAATAGTAAACGAGCTTTCTGGTGTTGGAGAGAACCTTCATGACCACTTAACCGTTGTGCCATTGTATAAAGCTAAATACAGTAAAGGCACATTTGGTATAAGTGCGGGTGGGGCGTTTAATATTGCAAAAGGATGCGTTGATTGGTTTGCCAAACGTGAAGGGCAGCTTACTAGTAATTTTGCAGAATCACATGCCTTTATAAAGCTATTTTCCGATTCAAAAGTACCTGACGTACAGCTTGAATTTGTAATTGGGCTGGTGGATGACCATAGCCGTAAACTGCACCTAGGCCATGGTTATAGTATTCACTGTAGTATTATGCACCCTAAAAGCCGTGGCACGATTCGATTAGCCGATGCCAACCCCTTGAGTGCTCCACTTATTGATCCTAATTATTTAAGCCACCCCGATGATTTAAACGTGATGTTAGCAGGGCTTAAAAAAACTCTGCAGATTATGCAAAGTGAAGCATTTGATGTAATTAGAGGTAATATGGTTTACCCGCTAGATGTTAACAATAATGAGCAGCTTATTGAGTATATTAGGCAAACGGCCGAGACTGAATATCACCCTGTAGGCACTTGTAAAATGGGGCAAGATCCCATGGCGGTAGTGAATAGCCAACTACAAGTACATGGCGTGAAAAATTTGCGTGTGGTTGATGCCTCAATTATGCCGCATATAATTACCGGCAACACCAATGCCGGTGTGATAGCCATTGCCGAAAAAGCAGCTGACTTAATTAAGCTAGCTTGA
- a CDS encoding class I SAM-dependent methyltransferase, giving the protein MYLNPDWNILTVGDGDLSFSNALYRHIKPKKLVASTYDDQSTIEQKYPDNALNALKSQKVEVLNSFDVTNPQCWQALGQHLHSFDVVIFQFPLIPAFVGRDAFEHNTRHTSMNVLNRALLHQFIKYANEFALNPQGARLCFITSKDVKPYREWNIEGSLGTHLNAQYQGQMPFDISHFSGYKIRNVDRDKHVKDTSGITYVFSEKPLPELASLLTLPAYLSDNYCSLCRVGPFLAYEDKSKHFAAKKHLQMIKLEQDWQQWLTAFYKSS; this is encoded by the coding sequence ATGTATTTAAATCCAGACTGGAACATACTTACGGTAGGTGATGGCGATTTATCGTTTTCAAATGCGCTTTATCGTCATATTAAGCCAAAAAAGTTAGTGGCATCCACTTACGACGACCAATCAACTATTGAGCAAAAATACCCAGACAATGCGCTCAATGCTTTAAAGTCGCAAAAGGTAGAAGTACTTAATAGTTTTGATGTAACCAACCCACAATGTTGGCAAGCGCTTGGCCAGCATTTACATAGTTTTGATGTGGTTATTTTTCAATTTCCGCTTATTCCTGCGTTTGTTGGTCGTGATGCATTTGAACATAATACTCGCCATACCAGCATGAACGTACTTAACCGTGCATTACTGCATCAATTTATAAAATACGCTAATGAGTTTGCTTTAAACCCGCAAGGCGCGAGGCTGTGTTTCATCACTTCAAAAGATGTTAAACCGTACCGTGAATGGAATATTGAAGGCAGTTTAGGTACCCATTTGAACGCACAATATCAAGGGCAAATGCCATTTGATATTAGTCACTTTAGTGGCTATAAAATTCGTAATGTTGACCGTGATAAGCACGTTAAAGACACCAGCGGCATTACCTATGTATTTAGTGAAAAACCCTTACCTGAGCTGGCTAGCTTGTTAACTTTGCCTGCTTACTTATCCGATAATTATTGCTCGCTATGTCGTGTAGGGCCGTTTTTAGCTTACGAAGATAAAAGCAAGCATTTTGCTGCTAAAAAACACCTGCAAATGATCAAACTAGAGCAAGACTGGCAGCAATGGTTAACAGCGTTTTATAAGTCAAGCTAG
- a CDS encoding DUF3429 domain-containing protein: MEKFVNHIQLGYLGLLPFLGCVGWPLMFGSNSVNLEFFSFYSIAILAFMAGNLWHAGQQSFADAIKAVLPVIPIPFLSFLPIEWMLAWLGASFWLVLIFEKASIHWQGYHKDYQKMRFVLTSVVFVCHILIIGMSIYPK, encoded by the coding sequence ATGGAAAAATTTGTTAATCACATTCAACTAGGCTATTTGGGCTTGCTGCCGTTTTTAGGTTGTGTGGGTTGGCCATTGATGTTTGGCAGTAACAGTGTCAATTTAGAGTTTTTTAGTTTTTACAGCATCGCTATTTTAGCGTTTATGGCAGGTAATTTATGGCATGCAGGGCAACAAAGCTTTGCCGATGCCATTAAAGCTGTGCTGCCGGTAATTCCTATACCGTTTTTATCATTTTTGCCGATTGAGTGGATGCTTGCTTGGTTAGGCGCGAGCTTTTGGTTAGTACTGATTTTCGAAAAAGCGTCGATTCATTGGCAGGGTTATCACAAAGATTACCAAAAAATGCGCTTTGTGCTCACATCTGTGGTGTTTGTGTGTCATATCTTAATTATTGGTATGAGTATTTACCCTAAATAA